One genomic segment of Virgibacillus doumboii includes these proteins:
- a CDS encoding NRDE family protein, with translation MCLINFQLKDHPNYKLIIAANRDEFYKRPTKEAHFWEDDPEILAGRDLKQMGTWLGITKHGRFAALTNFRDPEKTTPEQLSRGSIVKQYLAEDISSEDFLQSLKRNKENYAGFNVIFGNPDELFHYNNILNEAQKIHQGTHGLSNHTLNTPWPKVKKGKKNLREYVMSRKEVHPDRLFEIVSDAEEANDEELPQTGVGLEFERKLSPLFIKTPEYGTRSSTVLLVDNNDNVTFIERTYSNGEFADENKFTFKIS, from the coding sequence ATGTGCTTAATCAATTTTCAATTAAAGGACCACCCGAATTATAAATTAATTATTGCGGCGAATCGGGATGAGTTTTACAAGCGGCCAACTAAGGAAGCGCACTTCTGGGAAGATGACCCGGAAATCCTGGCGGGGCGTGACTTGAAGCAGATGGGAACCTGGCTTGGGATAACGAAGCACGGGCGCTTCGCAGCATTGACAAACTTTCGCGATCCGGAAAAAACTACTCCGGAGCAATTATCCCGTGGTTCGATTGTCAAACAGTATTTAGCTGAAGACATATCATCCGAAGACTTTCTTCAATCACTTAAAAGGAACAAAGAAAACTATGCCGGTTTCAATGTTATTTTCGGGAACCCAGATGAGCTTTTCCATTACAATAATATCCTGAATGAAGCACAGAAGATCCATCAAGGCACGCACGGGCTCAGCAATCACACGTTAAACACACCGTGGCCAAAAGTAAAAAAAGGTAAGAAAAACCTCCGGGAATATGTAATGAGCCGGAAAGAAGTCCACCCGGATAGGCTCTTCGAAATTGTTTCCGACGCTGAAGAGGCAAATGATGAAGAACTTCCGCAAACAGGGGTCGGCCTGGAATTTGAACGGAAACTGTCACCATTGTTTATAAAAACACCTGAATACGGCACCCGGTCATCAACTGTTTTACTGGTTGACAACAACGACAATGTTACATTTATCGAGCGGACATACAGTAATGGCGAATTTGCCGATGAAAATAAATTCACCTTTAAAATAAGCTGA
- a CDS encoding 5-methyltetrahydropteroyltriglutamate--homocysteine S-methyltransferase: MSITLTKAPFKADHVGSLLRPDNLHNARKEFKEGNLTAAQLREVENKEIERIVDKQIELGLESVTDGEFRRTWFHLDFLEHLNGIEGFVPEQGYQFAGQETEKYDVRNNGKISFNPDHPFLQDVKDLINIVNGRATVKFAIPSPNMLFNDGILNPDIYPDLEAYADDIIKTYQDALQAFYDTGLRYLQLDDVYIAGLAADSVPWNEEATDRDYLIDLAVRVLNESLAEKPDDLIVSTHLCRGNYRSTWAFSGGYDRIAPKLFAKGNVDGFFLEYDDERSGGFNPLKYIPEDGPRVVLGVITSKSGELEDKDEVVARIKGASEYVPLNQLCLSPQCGFASTHHGNELTEEQQWTKLSFVTEVAKEIWE, translated from the coding sequence ATGTCAATTACATTAACGAAAGCACCATTTAAAGCAGATCACGTCGGGAGTTTATTACGGCCTGACAATTTACACAACGCAAGAAAAGAATTCAAGGAAGGTAACCTGACTGCAGCACAATTACGTGAAGTAGAGAACAAAGAAATCGAGCGTATTGTTGATAAGCAAATCGAACTTGGCCTTGAATCCGTTACCGACGGCGAGTTCCGGCGCACATGGTTTCATCTTGACTTTTTAGAGCATTTAAATGGGATTGAAGGATTTGTACCTGAACAAGGATACCAATTTGCGGGGCAGGAAACGGAAAAGTATGACGTACGAAACAATGGCAAAATTTCATTCAACCCTGATCATCCATTCTTACAGGATGTGAAAGATCTGATTAATATCGTCAACGGACGTGCTACGGTAAAATTCGCCATTCCAAGCCCTAATATGCTCTTTAATGATGGCATTTTAAATCCGGATATTTATCCGGACCTTGAAGCGTATGCAGATGACATTATCAAGACATACCAGGATGCGCTTCAGGCATTTTATGATACGGGACTCCGCTACCTTCAGTTGGATGACGTTTATATCGCAGGACTTGCCGCCGACAGTGTACCATGGAATGAGGAAGCAACAGACAGGGATTACCTGATCGACCTGGCAGTACGTGTTTTAAACGAGAGTCTCGCTGAAAAACCGGATGACCTGATTGTGTCCACCCACTTGTGCCGCGGGAATTACCGCTCAACATGGGCATTTTCGGGCGGTTATGACCGTATTGCACCAAAGCTTTTTGCAAAAGGCAATGTGGATGGATTTTTCCTTGAATACGATGATGAACGCTCCGGAGGGTTCAATCCGCTAAAATACATTCCGGAAGACGGTCCTCGTGTTGTGCTTGGTGTGATTACATCCAAGTCAGGTGAGCTGGAAGATAAAGATGAAGTGGTTGCACGTATCAAAGGTGCGTCCGAATATGTACCACTCAATCAGCTTTGTCTCAGCCCACAATGCGGATTCGCCTCCACTCATCACGGCAATGAACTAACGGAAGAACAGCAATGGACTAAATTAAGTTTTGTTACAGAAGTCGCAAAAGAAATTTGGGAGTAA
- a CDS encoding MDR family MFS transporter, producing MVENSQGSAQSTGTISKIPIMLVLISGAFAAILNQTLLATALPHIMRDLQLSPSTAQWLQSIFMLVNGIMIPITAFLIERFTTRGLFLTAMGIFGVGTVVCAVAPNFSILMAGRILQAGGAGIIMPLMQTILFFIFSIEKRGTAMGMFGLVIAFAPAIGPTLSGYLVEHFPWRSLFYVVLPVIIIDTIVAYFLLKNVTERKFPRVDVLSIILSTLGFGGLLFGFSTVGGENVTWLSNIVVIPMIVGAISLTLFIWRQLKLEQPILEFRIFKYTMFTLTTALGMIVFMAMIGAAVVLPLFMQNMLGYTALESGLMLMPGAVLMGIMNPINGRLFDKFGAKWLAVIGLFLLTVTTFMFANLTPETTFTYLAVVNAVRMFGVAMVMMPVTTAGLNQLPTSLIPHGTAMNNTMRQVSGAVGTALLVSVMTNNKIPGEGVSGEIHGVNVSFIVAGVFAIIGFIMAFFIKNSRPGAGDVVSK from the coding sequence ATGGTTGAGAACAGTCAGGGTTCAGCACAGTCGACGGGAACGATTAGTAAAATCCCAATTATGCTTGTACTGATTTCAGGTGCTTTTGCCGCTATATTGAATCAGACGCTATTAGCAACGGCATTGCCGCATATTATGAGGGATTTGCAGTTATCACCGAGTACAGCTCAGTGGTTGCAGTCCATTTTTATGCTTGTGAATGGTATTATGATTCCAATCACAGCTTTTTTAATTGAACGTTTTACGACACGGGGGCTTTTTCTGACAGCAATGGGAATATTTGGTGTAGGTACTGTGGTTTGTGCTGTTGCACCGAACTTTTCTATTTTAATGGCGGGACGAATCTTGCAGGCTGGGGGTGCAGGGATTATCATGCCATTGATGCAAACGATTCTGTTTTTTATTTTTTCAATTGAAAAACGTGGGACAGCGATGGGGATGTTTGGTTTGGTGATCGCTTTTGCACCAGCGATTGGGCCAACATTATCAGGCTATCTGGTGGAACATTTTCCATGGAGAAGCCTGTTTTATGTAGTATTACCGGTTATTATAATTGACACTATAGTTGCGTATTTTCTTCTCAAAAATGTTACCGAACGAAAATTCCCAAGGGTTGATGTTTTATCAATTATCCTATCGACTTTAGGATTTGGCGGATTGTTATTCGGGTTCAGTACAGTTGGCGGCGAGAATGTTACCTGGCTGAGTAATATTGTTGTCATTCCTATGATTGTTGGTGCGATATCCCTTACGTTGTTTATCTGGAGACAGTTGAAACTGGAACAACCGATTCTTGAGTTCCGGATATTTAAATACACAATGTTTACGTTAACCACTGCGCTTGGCATGATTGTGTTTATGGCAATGATTGGAGCAGCTGTTGTACTGCCATTGTTCATGCAAAATATGCTTGGGTATACAGCGCTGGAGTCAGGGTTAATGCTGATGCCGGGAGCTGTTTTGATGGGGATTATGAACCCGATTAACGGACGGCTTTTCGATAAATTCGGTGCCAAATGGCTGGCGGTTATCGGATTGTTCCTCCTGACCGTTACGACATTTATGTTTGCCAATTTGACACCTGAGACAACATTCACGTATCTTGCTGTCGTCAATGCGGTACGGATGTTTGGTGTTGCCATGGTGATGATGCCGGTGACAACAGCGGGATTAAATCAGCTGCCTACAAGTTTGATTCCTCATGGTACGGCAATGAACAATACCATGCGTCAGGTTTCAGGAGCGGTTGGAACGGCCTTGCTTGTATCGGTGATGACAAACAATAAAATACCCGGAGAGGGAGTAAGTGGCGAAATTCATGGTGTTAATGTATCCTTTATCGTTGCAGGAGTATTCGCGATTATCGGGTTTATCATGGCTTTCTTTATCAAAAATTCACGGCCCGGCGCAGGAGATGTCGTGTCGAAATAA
- a CDS encoding DinB family protein, whose protein sequence is MERQREFFYQNSGLNFDVAWQRPLPDKWSIDETMYHLVLMVRMFRRFSVVYVPAMLPVALLRKKKPYKTEIHDIYKEYNQQKKRPMNAPFLIKPPSNVSDKWRFEDIKDLLELETARLKSNLKNIEEDVAGQIYYPDPIAGYPNLVQCIHLLAIHEQHHFNLVKKYEDAV, encoded by the coding sequence TTGGAACGACAGCGTGAATTTTTTTATCAAAACAGTGGTCTGAATTTTGATGTTGCCTGGCAGAGGCCGCTCCCCGATAAGTGGTCGATTGATGAGACAATGTACCACCTTGTTTTAATGGTCAGGATGTTTCGGCGATTCTCAGTTGTTTATGTACCGGCTATGCTTCCGGTTGCCCTTCTACGGAAAAAGAAGCCGTATAAAACAGAAATTCATGATATTTACAAGGAATATAATCAACAGAAAAAAAGACCAATGAACGCCCCGTTTTTAATCAAGCCTCCTTCTAATGTGTCGGATAAGTGGAGGTTTGAGGACATCAAAGATCTTCTTGAACTTGAAACAGCTAGGCTTAAGTCCAACCTCAAAAATATTGAAGAGGATGTTGCCGGGCAAATCTATTACCCGGATCCGATAGCCGGATATCCGAATTTGGTTCAGTGTATTCATTTGCTTGCCATCCATGAACAACACCATTTTAATCTTGTAAAAAAGTACGAGGATGCAGTTTAA
- a CDS encoding cyclase family protein — protein MSNELINAINLLKEKEWIDLTHEFGPDSPHFSAFDPADFKTLFDHNDGFFAQSFTFPGQYGTHLDAPIHFVRDSRYLDELDLKELVLPLVVIDKSKEAAENNDFTLAVDDILQFEEEHGEIEAGTFVALRTDWGKRWPDQKAFDNKDAEGNNHAPGWSVDALKFLFEERKINAVGHETFDTDAAVDFQKNGALLAEYYVLDQDTYQVELLTNLDKVPAKGAVIYNIVPKADKASGFPVRSFAILP, from the coding sequence ATGTCAAACGAACTAATCAATGCAATTAATCTGTTGAAAGAAAAAGAATGGATAGATCTGACACATGAATTCGGACCTGATTCGCCACATTTTTCAGCATTTGATCCAGCTGATTTCAAGACATTATTTGACCATAATGACGGATTTTTTGCCCAAAGCTTTACATTCCCGGGGCAATATGGAACACACCTGGATGCGCCAATCCATTTTGTGCGCGACTCCAGATACTTAGATGAACTGGATTTAAAAGAATTGGTTTTACCACTTGTTGTGATCGATAAATCGAAGGAAGCCGCTGAAAATAATGACTTTACGTTAGCGGTGGATGATATTTTGCAGTTTGAGGAAGAACACGGTGAAATTGAGGCCGGAACATTTGTTGCGTTACGGACAGATTGGGGCAAGCGTTGGCCAGACCAAAAAGCATTCGACAACAAGGATGCTGAAGGTAATAACCATGCACCAGGCTGGTCGGTTGACGCATTGAAGTTTTTATTTGAGGAACGAAAAATAAATGCAGTTGGCCACGAAACATTTGATACAGATGCCGCGGTTGATTTTCAAAAAAATGGCGCTCTCTTAGCAGAATATTATGTGCTTGATCAAGATACTTACCAAGTTGAATTATTAACTAACTTGGACAAGGTCCCTGCGAAAGGCGCAGTCATCTATAATATCGTACCTAAGGCAGATAAAGCATCCGGATTTCCAGTACGGTCATTCGCAATCCTACCATAA
- a CDS encoding general stress protein, with product MANEIYGPYKSNKEAVTKAEILELKGHKGENITIFANKHNANALENRTDITIESDMSVNKTGDSFFDKIKKAVLTDKPDTNTDLHEKLVEHGISKEQAKTYKEEIELGNVLIVADDELKMGNDPTPDTFRMKEKVIQRHH from the coding sequence ATGGCAAATGAAATATATGGGCCATACAAGTCTAATAAAGAGGCTGTCACCAAAGCAGAAATTTTGGAACTGAAAGGACACAAGGGCGAAAATATCACTATATTCGCCAATAAACACAATGCTAATGCGCTGGAAAACCGCACGGATATAACGATTGAAAGTGACATGTCAGTAAATAAAACAGGAGATTCTTTTTTCGATAAAATTAAAAAAGCAGTTTTAACAGATAAACCGGATACGAACACGGATCTGCATGAGAAATTAGTTGAACATGGTATTTCAAAAGAACAAGCAAAGACGTACAAAGAGGAAATAGAATTGGGAAATGTTTTAATTGTAGCGGATGATGAGTTGAAAATGGGCAATGATCCAACGCCTGACACCTTTAGGATGAAAGAAAAAGTTATCCAGCGCCACCATTAA